A stretch of the Acidilobus sp. 7A genome encodes the following:
- a CDS encoding class I SAM-dependent methyltransferase, which yields MLFTHLSGASGAKVLDLGSAMGYSTLWISKALEEACSGQCDVIAVEVRGDRVKAAQDFFRGVELKRAKVSFAEGDAVGLLEGVDDESIDAAFVDVHVCMYPKVAELLLRKLKRGGLAVFHNAIRPPLLPRPSRC from the coding sequence GTGCTCTTCACCCACCTGAGCGGGGCCTCAGGAGCCAAGGTGCTCGACCTGGGCTCAGCCATGGGGTACTCTACCCTCTGGATATCAAAGGCCCTCGAGGAGGCCTGCTCAGGCCAGTGCGATGTGATAGCCGTTGAGGTCAGGGGCGACAGGGTTAAGGCTGCCCAGGACTTCTTCAGGGGCGTTGAGCTCAAGAGGGCCAAGGTATCATTCGCTGAGGGCGACGCCGTGGGTCTGCTAGAGGGCGTTGACGATGAGAGTATTGACGCTGCCTTTGTAGATGTCCACGTCTGCATGTACCCTAAGGTAGCGGAGCTCCTGCTCAGGAAGCTCAAGCGCGGCGGCCTGGCGGTATTCCATAACGCCATAAGGCCGCCCCTCCTGCCGAGACCTTCCAGGTGCTGA